From Halodesulfovibrio aestuarii DSM 17919 = ATCC 29578, the proteins below share one genomic window:
- a CDS encoding conjugal transfer protein TraF, giving the protein MRMIKVAYFMMFLLCIFAETSFAQQLTDARSLGMGGCGVASADYKTALFHNPALAAKYEESDDIGLALPSVSGVFYDKDNLVEDLDDLKDAIDLDAGSSIEEIQKAKQLLTGVNDSTLNAQVSAGASVVVPADLVTFGFFAVTHVDSFGFGDIGDIDADVANAIAGNPLQSQGGAFLFNATEYGVTFAKKFTVKYGDLYVGVSPKLQEVRTMKYVQKVDSFDSDDVELDDFKHSEFTGNVDLGVAFTTHYDVTFAVTAQNLVPKSFDIDGNGKGLSAVKGEYKLNPMVTVGTAYTPIDWITLSADVELTKRERFDNVTGTINSFSNSFDDTQFVGVGAEINAFDWVQLRAGYRYDMLGTIPGTVTAGLGFSPFGAFHLDVAGAYGGSGVYGGAVELGVTF; this is encoded by the coding sequence ATGAGAATGATAAAAGTTGCGTATTTTATGATGTTTTTGCTTTGCATTTTTGCAGAAACATCATTTGCACAACAGCTGACAGATGCTCGCTCTCTAGGGATGGGAGGGTGTGGTGTTGCTTCTGCTGACTACAAAACAGCCTTATTTCATAACCCTGCTTTAGCTGCCAAGTATGAAGAATCAGATGATATTGGATTAGCGCTACCGAGTGTTTCCGGGGTTTTTTACGATAAGGATAATTTGGTGGAGGATCTGGATGATCTCAAGGATGCGATCGATTTAGATGCAGGCTCTTCAATTGAAGAAATCCAGAAGGCAAAACAGCTATTAACAGGCGTTAATGATTCTACTCTTAATGCTCAAGTAAGTGCAGGTGCTTCGGTTGTTGTTCCTGCCGATTTAGTAACGTTTGGTTTTTTTGCTGTGACCCATGTTGATTCTTTTGGCTTTGGTGATATTGGAGATATTGATGCTGATGTCGCTAATGCAATTGCGGGCAACCCGTTACAGTCTCAGGGTGGTGCATTTCTATTTAATGCCACAGAGTACGGGGTGACATTCGCTAAAAAGTTTACCGTGAAGTATGGTGACCTTTATGTTGGCGTTAGTCCAAAACTTCAAGAAGTACGGACAATGAAATATGTGCAGAAAGTTGATTCTTTTGATAGTGACGATGTCGAATTGGATGACTTTAAACACTCTGAATTTACAGGTAATGTTGACCTTGGAGTCGCTTTTACAACCCATTACGATGTGACATTTGCTGTTACTGCTCAGAACCTTGTTCCGAAATCTTTTGATATCGATGGGAATGGCAAAGGGTTATCCGCTGTGAAAGGGGAGTACAAACTTAACCCGATGGTTACGGTGGGGACCGCGTATACTCCTATAGATTGGATTACTCTTTCTGCTGATGTCGAATTAACAAAGCGCGAACGTTTTGATAATGTTACCGGCACGATTAACAGCTTTAGTAACTCCTTCGATGACACGCAGTTTGTCGGAGTCGGTGCTGAAATAAATGCTTTTGACTGGGTTCAGCTGCGTGCCGGCTACCGATACGACATGCTCGGAACTATTCCGGGAACAGTGACTGCTGGTTTAGGATTTTCTCCATTTGGTGCATTTCATTTGGATGTAGCTGGTGCATACGGTGGGAGTGGAGTGTATGGCGGGGCTGTAGAGTTAGGGGTTACTTTTTAG
- a CDS encoding molybdopterin-guanine dinucleotide biosynthesis protein MobB, translating into MKAVSIVGYKKSGKTTLTRKLADALEARGKTVTIAKFTHSGLTKPDTDTGQFIKQGRTVIGLSEDECAIHWGNKKMLPDVLPLAQADYLLVEGGKTLSWLPRVILLRKPEEQETLDRGLAIASFGDLKAANLPNYTDANLDELLDRIEKKSFMLPALDCGACGEETCEVIAQKIVADKATIKACKSINNATMTITVNGSPVGLNPFVENIIRGSIEGMLGSLKGYAPGSDVEIKISK; encoded by the coding sequence ATGAAAGCTGTCAGCATTGTTGGATACAAAAAATCTGGTAAAACAACTCTCACCCGCAAACTTGCTGATGCTCTTGAAGCACGCGGCAAGACCGTGACAATTGCAAAATTCACTCACTCCGGCTTAACCAAACCGGATACCGACACTGGGCAATTCATAAAACAAGGAAGAACCGTCATTGGGCTTAGCGAGGATGAATGCGCCATCCATTGGGGTAATAAAAAAATGCTGCCAGATGTACTTCCATTAGCACAGGCAGATTACTTGCTGGTTGAGGGAGGGAAGACTCTAAGCTGGCTGCCACGTGTTATCCTCCTGCGCAAACCGGAAGAACAGGAAACCTTGGACAGAGGGCTTGCTATTGCTTCTTTTGGCGACCTCAAAGCAGCAAACCTTCCAAACTACACTGATGCAAACCTTGATGAACTTCTTGACCGTATTGAAAAAAAATCCTTTATGCTGCCAGCACTTGACTGTGGAGCCTGTGGTGAAGAAACTTGTGAAGTCATCGCTCAAAAGATAGTTGCGGACAAAGCTACCATAAAAGCATGTAAATCTATCAATAACGCAACAATGACCATTACAGTCAATGGTTCTCCTGTCGGCCTTAACCCCTTTGTAGAAAACATCATCCGTGGCTCCATAGAAGGAATGCTCGGCTCCTTAAAGGGCTACGCTCCCGGTAGTGACGTCGAGATAAAAATTTCTAAATAA
- a CDS encoding transposase, with protein sequence MQETAVFDISMLNSEEAALEYLLSFCWPSGVRFCPRCGQHKLYKLSGGRYRCATCKYTFQDFSGRWINNGSLPSSTWLHLAHMFLQEYTVHELAQEVNLSYNAAYKAVTTIRFALLAHATDARQLLGPETGLGKYIKGKKLTGAPPARAKGAIPVFGIMERNGWVFIDLVSGIEAETVFHFNHSFHLALFRAGNIIYTGKYRQYDALILCGDDSLPYEYIRKYDHDFPIKEGSFWEFGHSRLKRFKGITPQRFPLYLKELEFRYNNRDGDTLSLLLSQLCDLVPDFTPFKK encoded by the coding sequence ATGCAAGAAACAGCAGTTTTCGACATCTCAATGCTTAATTCTGAAGAGGCAGCATTAGAATACCTTCTTTCTTTTTGTTGGCCTTCCGGAGTGCGCTTCTGCCCAAGATGCGGACAGCACAAGCTTTATAAGCTCTCAGGAGGACGCTATCGCTGCGCGACTTGCAAATATACTTTTCAAGATTTCAGTGGGCGCTGGATTAACAACGGCAGCCTGCCTTCATCTACTTGGCTCCATCTCGCACACATGTTCCTGCAAGAATATACAGTGCACGAACTGGCACAGGAAGTTAACCTTTCCTACAATGCTGCCTACAAAGCAGTAACCACTATTCGTTTCGCCTTACTTGCGCACGCAACAGATGCGCGACAACTTCTCGGGCCTGAAACCGGTCTTGGCAAATACATTAAAGGAAAGAAACTTACAGGTGCACCACCTGCAAGAGCCAAGGGTGCTATCCCTGTTTTTGGTATCATGGAGCGTAACGGCTGGGTCTTTATTGACCTCGTCAGTGGCATAGAGGCTGAAACCGTTTTCCATTTCAACCACAGTTTCCATCTTGCTCTTTTCCGTGCCGGAAACATCATATACACGGGTAAATACCGTCAGTATGATGCTCTTATTCTGTGCGGAGATGACTCCTTACCGTATGAGTATATACGAAAATATGATCATGACTTTCCGATAAAAGAAGGGTCCTTCTGGGAATTCGGTCATTCCCGACTAAAGCGTTTTAAAGGGATTACACCGCAACGCTTCCCGCTTTACCTCAAGGAACTCGAGTTCCGCTACAACAACAGAGATGGAGACACGCTCTCCCTTCTTCTGTCCCAGCTGTGCGATCTTGTTCCTGACTTCACCCCTTTCAAAAAGTAG
- a CDS encoding ABC transporter substrate-binding protein, with protein sequence MRNALKFAACAVLCVVLLGCETEVKKTVQHVTVPGVSSTEITLGSSLALEGHASYLGIQTLRGALCYLRNVNALGGVHGRLITLQAINDGYDPTRCLANTHELISRGNVFSLFGFVGTPTTVRVLPLIEEAQIPLIGAFTGANALRVPFNPYVFNIRASYYQETKAAVDLLVSKMKCKRIAVFYQYDAYGFDGLTGTELALREVGLAPVARGSYVRGRMNIDEALQRIVGAQPDAVVLVGTYEPCAEFIKKADALGLDAVFFNVSFVGAEELARRLPDGIKGDVLVSQVVPPPSAHQVGDLMGIADDYVRHLKVYYPEDVPSAVGLEGYLNARVLVEGLRRAGRSLTRECFMNALESMDLPLGGYASVAFTPNDHQGLDMVYYTVLDNGEFKLIDDIDRLLKRSALVKLEEPVIQ encoded by the coding sequence ATGCGTAATGCATTGAAGTTTGCGGCTTGTGCAGTGCTCTGTGTTGTACTGTTAGGATGTGAAACGGAAGTGAAAAAAACTGTGCAGCATGTCACGGTTCCTGGTGTCTCTTCCACGGAAATTACCCTTGGTTCTTCGCTGGCTCTGGAAGGACATGCAAGTTATCTGGGGATACAAACATTGCGTGGTGCATTATGCTATTTACGCAATGTTAACGCTCTTGGAGGCGTGCATGGCAGGCTTATTACATTACAGGCTATTAATGACGGGTATGATCCCACCAGATGTCTTGCCAATACGCATGAGCTGATTAGTCGCGGAAATGTCTTTTCTCTTTTCGGCTTTGTTGGAACTCCCACTACAGTTCGTGTCTTACCACTTATTGAAGAAGCACAAATTCCATTAATTGGTGCCTTTACAGGGGCTAATGCATTGCGTGTGCCTTTTAATCCGTATGTCTTTAATATCCGCGCATCTTACTATCAGGAAACGAAAGCGGCTGTTGATTTGCTTGTATCCAAAATGAAATGCAAACGGATTGCAGTTTTTTATCAATACGATGCATATGGATTTGACGGGCTTACGGGAACAGAGCTTGCTTTGCGTGAAGTAGGGCTTGCACCCGTTGCACGTGGCTCATATGTTCGGGGTCGAATGAACATAGATGAGGCGCTGCAGCGTATAGTTGGAGCTCAGCCGGATGCTGTTGTTCTTGTAGGTACCTACGAGCCTTGCGCAGAATTTATTAAAAAAGCGGATGCCCTCGGGCTGGACGCCGTGTTTTTTAATGTATCTTTTGTTGGTGCGGAAGAGCTTGCCAGACGTTTGCCGGACGGCATAAAGGGAGACGTGCTTGTTTCGCAGGTTGTTCCCCCTCCTTCTGCGCATCAGGTTGGTGACCTGATGGGGATTGCAGATGATTATGTGCGCCACCTGAAAGTATATTATCCGGAAGACGTGCCTAGTGCAGTCGGCCTTGAAGGGTATTTGAATGCACGGGTTCTGGTTGAAGGATTGCGCAGGGCTGGACGGAGTCTAACCCGAGAATGTTTTATGAATGCATTGGAATCGATGGATTTACCGCTTGGTGGATATGCTTCTGTAGCCTTCACTCCTAACGATCATCAGGGCTTGGATATGGTGTACTATACCGTGTTGGACAATGGCGAATTTAAATTGATTGACGATATTGACCGATTGTTAAAGCGTAGTGCTTTGGTCAAACTTGAGGAGCCTGTTATCCAATGA
- a CDS encoding STAS domain-containing protein → MALTTIDLPNCTILAMSNRLDGSHTKELEIKVEELIGGGNQRLLFDFEELDYINSAGLRILVMAYQQLHPNGGKVAVCCARDYIQEVFEISGYDQLFGMYTSRDDAVSEF, encoded by the coding sequence ATGGCATTAACAACCATTGATTTACCCAACTGTACGATTCTCGCAATGAGCAACCGTCTGGATGGTTCCCATACAAAAGAGCTTGAGATTAAAGTGGAAGAATTGATTGGTGGAGGAAACCAGCGCTTACTGTTCGATTTTGAAGAGCTTGATTATATTAATAGTGCCGGTCTTAGAATTTTAGTTATGGCATATCAGCAACTTCATCCAAATGGTGGTAAAGTTGCAGTGTGCTGTGCGCGTGATTATATTCAAGAAGTATTCGAAATATCGGGTTATGACCAATTGTTTGGTATGTATACAAGTCGCGACGACGCTGTGAGCGAATTTTAA
- a CDS encoding ATP-binding protein — translation MNSGRICYRMVIRTRDEFIKLVSAIDDMAEERSIAPSVVFKITLALDELISNIFNYAFNETQTPEVDVVVCIDRGVFYAKIIDEGMPFDISKIQEPELNTPIEDRQKPIGGMGVHLVRKLMDSFTYYRSAGKNYALICARINSETH, via the coding sequence ATGAATAGCGGGCGCATATGCTATAGAATGGTAATTCGCACGCGCGATGAATTCATCAAACTTGTATCTGCAATTGATGATATGGCAGAGGAGCGCTCTATTGCGCCTTCTGTAGTATTTAAGATTACCCTCGCACTGGATGAGCTGATAAGTAACATCTTTAACTATGCTTTTAACGAGACGCAAACTCCCGAAGTGGATGTTGTAGTGTGTATTGATCGGGGCGTCTTCTATGCCAAGATTATAGATGAGGGGATGCCCTTTGACATCTCCAAAATACAGGAGCCGGAATTAAACACTCCGATAGAAGACAGGCAGAAACCAATAGGCGGCATGGGTGTACATTTGGTGCGTAAGCTTATGGATTCGTTTACGTATTATAGGTCTGCAGGAAAAAACTACGCTCTTATTTGTGCAAGGATAAATTCGGAAACTCACTAG
- a CDS encoding 4Fe-4S dicluster domain-containing protein: MAKKFFVDLTRCTACRGCQVACKQWKKLPAEATVNWGSHQNPKDLSFNTLRLVRFEEIVNNGKVDWLFFPEQCRHCYEPPCLGQAELDDERAVIQDEATGAVIFTEYTKNVDADGVREACPYDIPRKDPATGQLSKCDMCIDRIQNGMKPACVLSCPTGAMTFGDEDEIDALAKDRLAAAQKRYPEAVLGDPDDVRVVYLFQQDPAKYFKKAIAAASPNMMNRKQMFARLLGTSKA; this comes from the coding sequence ATGGCAAAGAAATTCTTCGTTGATCTTACCCGCTGTACGGCATGCCGTGGCTGTCAGGTTGCGTGCAAGCAATGGAAAAAGCTTCCGGCTGAAGCAACTGTCAACTGGGGTTCACATCAAAACCCTAAGGACCTTAGCTTCAATACGCTGCGGCTTGTCCGTTTCGAGGAAATCGTAAACAATGGTAAAGTTGACTGGCTATTCTTCCCAGAACAATGCCGACACTGTTACGAGCCGCCTTGCCTCGGGCAGGCGGAACTCGATGACGAACGCGCAGTTATTCAGGACGAAGCAACAGGCGCAGTTATTTTTACCGAGTACACCAAAAATGTTGATGCTGACGGCGTTCGCGAGGCGTGCCCGTATGATATTCCGCGCAAGGATCCTGCAACGGGACAACTCTCAAAATGCGATATGTGCATTGACCGTATTCAAAACGGTATGAAGCCAGCCTGTGTTCTTTCCTGCCCGACAGGTGCTATGACCTTCGGTGACGAAGACGAAATCGACGCACTGGCAAAGGATCGACTCGCAGCAGCACAAAAGCGCTATCCAGAAGCCGTCCTCGGTGATCCGGATGATGTACGTGTGGTCTACCTGTTCCAACAGGATCCTGCAAAATACTTTAAAAAGGCTATTGCAGCCGCATCCCCTAATATGATGAATCGTAAGCAGATGTTTGCACGTCTGCTCGGCACCTCAAAGGCATAG
- the fdnG gene encoding formate dehydrogenase-N subunit alpha produces MTVSRRQFLKLSAGAATASAFGGLGISLKPTVAKAELQKLKWAKQTTSVCCYCAVGCGLIVHTAEDGTGRAINVEGDPDHPINEGALCAKGASIWQLAENANRPQTPLYRAPNSTEWKSVSWDWALSEIAKRVKHTRDRSFQLKNEKGEQVNRTEAIASAGSAAMDNEECWAYQSLLRSLGLVYVEHQARIUHSATVAALAESFGRGAMTNHWIDLKNSDCVLIMGSNAAENHPISFKWVMKAKDNGATLIHVDPRFTRTSAKCDVYAPIRSGADIPFLGGLIKYILDNNKYFHDYVVNYTNASFVVGKDYTFDDGLFSGFDPKKSTYDKSKWAFEVDDKGVPVRDESLKNPRCVFNLLKKHFARYDVDTVSTVTGTPKEDILTVYKTYAASGAPDKSATIMYAMGWTQHTVGVQNIRTMAMVQLLLGNIGVAGGGVNALRGESNVQGSTDHCLLVHILPGYLGTPKSKWADLAAYNKNCTPKSADPMSANWWGNKPKYVSSFVKSMYPVASLEKGYEMLPKLDAHKPMTEYYWLSMFEKMHKGQFDGFFAWGQNPACGGANANKNREAMAELDWLVNVNIFDNETASFWRGPNMKPEDIKTEVFFLPCAVSIEKEGSVTNSGRWMQWRYRGPKPYGQTLPDGDIILKLTDKIQQLYKTEGGAYPDPIVSLGLQDWQNSHGHFDAHGIAKLINGYFMKDTEIKGKLFKKGQQVPSFAYLKDDGSTCSGNWLYCGSYTDKGNMAARRDKTQNDAQANIGLYPNWAWCWPVNRRILYNRASVDLTGKPYAPKKAVIKWTGDKTKWQGDVPDGGWKPGTKHAFIMRKHGFGQLYGPGRAEGPFPEHYEPLECPIAKNPFSSQLHNPTAFQIASEEKAVANPRFPYVGTTYRVTEHWQTGLMTRYQGWLLEAEPQLFCEISEDLAKKENIANGETVHVSSLRGKLECVAIVTKRIKPYKVHGQDVHLVGLPWHYGWVTPKNGGDSANLLTPSVGDPNTGIPETKAFMVNVSKIKRA; encoded by the coding sequence ATGACAGTCTCACGCAGGCAATTCCTCAAGCTTTCTGCAGGCGCTGCCACCGCGTCTGCTTTTGGCGGTCTAGGCATTTCCTTAAAGCCAACCGTCGCGAAAGCTGAGCTCCAAAAACTTAAATGGGCTAAGCAGACAACATCCGTATGTTGTTACTGTGCTGTAGGTTGCGGCCTTATTGTACACACAGCCGAAGACGGAACCGGCCGCGCAATTAACGTAGAAGGCGATCCGGATCATCCAATCAATGAGGGTGCCCTCTGCGCTAAAGGCGCTTCCATCTGGCAACTCGCAGAAAACGCAAACCGTCCTCAGACTCCATTATATCGTGCACCTAACAGCACAGAATGGAAATCCGTTTCATGGGACTGGGCGCTCTCAGAAATCGCTAAACGCGTAAAACATACCCGCGACCGATCTTTCCAGCTCAAAAATGAAAAAGGCGAACAGGTCAACCGCACCGAAGCCATAGCGTCTGCTGGCTCAGCAGCTATGGATAACGAAGAGTGCTGGGCATATCAGTCATTACTCAGATCTCTTGGATTGGTATACGTAGAACATCAGGCGCGCATCTGACACAGCGCAACTGTAGCGGCTCTGGCAGAGTCGTTTGGACGCGGTGCGATGACAAACCACTGGATCGATCTAAAGAACAGTGACTGTGTATTAATCATGGGCAGCAACGCTGCCGAGAACCACCCGATTTCTTTTAAGTGGGTAATGAAAGCCAAAGACAACGGCGCAACACTTATCCATGTAGACCCCCGCTTTACTCGTACCTCTGCAAAATGTGATGTGTACGCCCCTATTCGTTCAGGAGCGGATATTCCGTTCCTCGGCGGTCTGATCAAATACATCCTTGATAACAATAAGTACTTCCATGACTACGTTGTTAACTACACCAACGCATCTTTTGTAGTGGGTAAAGACTACACATTTGATGACGGATTATTCTCCGGTTTCGACCCGAAAAAGAGCACCTATGACAAATCTAAATGGGCTTTTGAAGTGGACGACAAAGGAGTTCCGGTCCGTGACGAATCCTTGAAGAATCCGCGTTGCGTATTCAACCTGCTTAAAAAACACTTTGCACGTTACGACGTAGATACCGTTTCCACCGTTACCGGAACCCCAAAAGAAGACATCCTTACAGTTTATAAAACATATGCAGCGTCCGGTGCGCCGGATAAATCTGCAACTATCATGTATGCAATGGGATGGACTCAGCACACAGTCGGTGTTCAAAACATTCGCACCATGGCGATGGTACAGCTCCTTCTTGGTAACATCGGCGTTGCCGGTGGCGGTGTTAACGCGTTGCGTGGTGAATCCAACGTACAGGGTTCCACAGACCACTGTCTGCTCGTCCATATTCTGCCGGGCTACCTCGGCACTCCGAAATCAAAATGGGCAGACCTTGCAGCATATAACAAAAACTGTACTCCTAAATCTGCTGATCCTATGTCCGCCAACTGGTGGGGTAACAAGCCTAAGTATGTATCCAGTTTTGTGAAATCAATGTATCCGGTAGCATCCCTAGAAAAGGGGTACGAAATGCTGCCAAAACTTGATGCGCACAAGCCGATGACAGAATACTACTGGCTTTCCATGTTTGAAAAAATGCACAAAGGCCAGTTTGACGGCTTCTTTGCATGGGGACAGAACCCTGCCTGCGGTGGTGCAAACGCCAACAAAAACCGTGAAGCAATGGCTGAACTTGACTGGCTTGTTAACGTAAACATCTTCGATAATGAAACAGCATCGTTCTGGCGCGGGCCGAATATGAAGCCCGAAGATATCAAGACGGAAGTATTCTTCCTTCCATGTGCTGTTTCCATTGAAAAGGAAGGTTCCGTCACCAACTCCGGCCGCTGGATGCAGTGGCGTTACCGAGGGCCAAAACCATATGGTCAGACCCTTCCTGACGGAGATATAATCCTTAAACTCACCGACAAAATCCAACAACTCTACAAAACAGAGGGCGGCGCCTATCCTGACCCTATCGTAAGCCTTGGTTTACAAGACTGGCAGAACAGCCATGGCCATTTTGACGCACATGGCATTGCTAAACTTATCAACGGTTACTTCATGAAAGATACCGAGATTAAAGGCAAACTGTTCAAAAAAGGTCAGCAGGTCCCGAGCTTTGCATACCTCAAAGATGACGGCTCAACCTGTTCCGGCAACTGGCTCTACTGCGGGTCCTATACAGATAAGGGCAACATGGCTGCCCGACGTGACAAAACCCAGAATGACGCACAAGCAAATATCGGCTTGTATCCAAACTGGGCATGGTGTTGGCCTGTAAACCGCCGTATTCTCTACAACCGTGCATCCGTTGACCTCACCGGTAAGCCATATGCACCTAAAAAAGCTGTTATCAAATGGACTGGAGACAAAACTAAGTGGCAGGGCGACGTTCCTGACGGTGGATGGAAACCGGGCACTAAGCATGCGTTCATCATGCGCAAACACGGCTTCGGCCAGCTCTACGGCCCGGGTCGAGCAGAGGGACCATTCCCCGAACATTATGAACCGCTCGAATGTCCTATAGCGAAGAATCCGTTCTCTTCACAGCTGCATAACCCTACTGCGTTCCAGATTGCCAGTGAGGAAAAAGCTGTTGCCAACCCGCGCTTCCCATATGTCGGTACAACCTACCGTGTAACCGAGCATTGGCAGACCGGCCTTATGACCCGTTATCAAGGCTGGTTACTTGAAGCAGAGCCGCAGCTGTTCTGCGAAATCAGTGAAGACCTTGCGAAAAAAGAAAATATTGCCAACGGCGAGACTGTTCATGTTTCCAGTCTGCGCGGCAAGCTCGAGTGTGTTGCCATCGTAACTAAACGCATCAAGCCTTACAAAGTCCATGGTCAGGACGTACATCTCGTTGGCCTGCCTTGGCATTATGGCTGGGTGACACCGAAAAACGGTGGTGATTCTGCAAACCTCCTCACACCTTCTGTGGGCGACCCTAACACCGGTATTCCGGAAACCAAGGCGTTCATGGTCAACGTGAGCAAGATAAAGAGAGCGTAA
- a CDS encoding ATP-binding protein has protein sequence MIRSKFAQLSLKNKFFFSILIVILLISGTIALLARWILISGLTQELEMRGTAIAHSVATRGTEYILENDTDHLLSVLFDEKQLYERRNLVAYIYVEGKNGKVMSHTFTTPFPKRLKGINPVTHKVEKSVEIVPFGGHEAYDIAVPIKEGIYQIGTVHVGLSKAHIDNLVGKLRAMFLGFISAVIIITFWVSHRLAKYIADPVMTLTKISDDLSRGNFSSSDLINTEEQIACPAFHDTDLPCWHFDEQRMGSGKTEARPHRCKKCAFYNEPSDGDEVQQLTTSFRNMVWSIRLYRRRLQESENTYRSLFRSGPDPIFVVDVQTRKLVDANPRTEELYGYTRDELVGMPYSVLGEEHAKECFEYFGNDELCAEAMKSARIVHLRKDGIPMYVNLTACLISYRTRPAIIVATTDVTDIVEKDAQLIQASKMKSLGEMSTGVAHELNQPLNAIRMGSDFLSMVHEQGIEIPPEQYVQVVTEISTQVDRASDIINTLRSFGRKADLLLEDVNLNEPVGSVVSLLSRQFLIEDVHIVTELDSELPYITAQHNKLQQVLLNLVINARDAIVERNEDGRDVRGRILIRTEYDDDGVSVSVEDNGTGIPDHVAEKVFEPFFTTKATGQGMGLGLAISYGIVREYGGELSILSTVGEGTCFTVRFPRQEVARVAN, from the coding sequence ATGATTCGCTCAAAATTTGCACAACTCAGTTTGAAGAATAAATTCTTCTTTTCTATTCTGATAGTCATTTTGCTTATTAGCGGCACTATCGCTTTGCTTGCGCGCTGGATACTTATTTCCGGGCTGACGCAGGAACTTGAAATGCGGGGGACAGCTATTGCGCATAGCGTGGCAACACGTGGCACAGAATATATTTTAGAAAATGACACAGACCACCTGCTAAGTGTGCTTTTTGATGAAAAGCAGCTCTACGAGCGTAGAAATCTTGTCGCGTATATCTATGTTGAAGGGAAAAACGGAAAGGTTATGAGCCATACGTTTACAACTCCCTTTCCTAAAAGGTTAAAGGGTATTAACCCCGTTACGCATAAGGTAGAAAAGAGCGTTGAGATTGTGCCATTTGGAGGGCATGAAGCGTATGATATTGCAGTACCCATTAAAGAGGGTATTTATCAAATAGGTACGGTTCATGTGGGGTTATCTAAGGCGCATATAGATAACCTTGTGGGTAAGTTGCGCGCAATGTTCTTAGGGTTTATCTCTGCGGTCATTATTATTACTTTTTGGGTTAGTCATAGGTTAGCAAAATATATAGCCGATCCTGTCATGACTTTGACCAAAATTTCAGATGACCTATCGCGAGGTAATTTTTCCTCTTCAGACCTTATTAATACTGAGGAGCAGATAGCGTGTCCTGCCTTTCATGATACGGATTTGCCTTGTTGGCATTTTGATGAACAGCGGATGGGCTCCGGCAAAACAGAGGCAAGACCGCATCGTTGTAAAAAATGTGCATTTTATAATGAGCCGAGTGATGGTGATGAGGTTCAGCAGCTAACTACATCCTTTCGCAATATGGTGTGGTCTATCCGGTTGTACCGTCGCAGATTGCAGGAATCAGAAAATACTTATCGGTCACTCTTCCGCAGCGGGCCTGATCCTATTTTTGTCGTGGATGTGCAGACTCGGAAATTGGTGGATGCAAACCCGCGGACAGAGGAACTTTACGGGTATACTCGTGATGAACTGGTTGGTATGCCCTATTCGGTGCTTGGTGAAGAGCATGCAAAAGAATGTTTTGAATACTTCGGCAATGATGAGCTGTGTGCTGAGGCGATGAAGTCTGCGCGTATTGTGCATTTACGCAAAGACGGAATTCCTATGTATGTCAACTTGACAGCCTGTCTTATCAGTTACCGCACCCGTCCGGCGATTATTGTTGCGACAACCGATGTTACTGATATTGTAGAAAAAGATGCTCAGCTTATTCAGGCATCTAAGATGAAGTCTCTTGGTGAAATGTCCACTGGGGTAGCACATGAGCTTAATCAGCCATTGAATGCCATCCGTATGGGCAGTGATTTCTTATCAATGGTGCACGAGCAGGGTATTGAAATCCCGCCGGAGCAGTATGTACAAGTTGTTACTGAAATTAGCACACAGGTCGACAGGGCTTCTGACATCATAAATACACTCAGGTCGTTCGGTCGAAAAGCGGACTTGTTGCTTGAAGATGTAAATTTGAACGAGCCGGTAGGGTCTGTTGTTTCATTACTTAGCAGACAATTCCTTATTGAGGATGTTCATATTGTCACAGAACTAGATTCGGAACTGCCGTACATTACTGCACAGCACAACAAGTTGCAGCAGGTGTTGTTGAATCTAGTAATTAATGCCCGTGACGCTATTGTAGAAAGAAATGAAGATGGAAGGGATGTGAGAGGCCGTATTCTGATTCGAACAGAATATGACGATGATGGGGTATCTGTTTCGGTTGAAGATAACGGAACCGGTATTCCTGACCATGTGGCGGAGAAGGTATTTGAACCGTTCTTCACAACAAAGGCCACAGGGCAAGGAATGGGGCTTGGCCTTGCTATATCCTACGGTATTGTGCGTGAGTATGGGGGAGAGCTCAGTATTCTAAGCACAGTAGGTGAAGGCACATGCTTTACTGTTCGTTTCCCGCGTCAAGAGGTGGCTCGAGTAGCCAATTAG